The Oceaniferula flava nucleotide sequence TGGTCTCGGCGAGCATCTTTTTGTAGGCATGTTGGTCCCCGCTGTAGAGCTTCACCTGCTGGTGGCGTTTGCCTTTGCCGTTGGCCAGCACCTTCTTTTTCGCCTTCTCGGCCAAGTCTGGGTAGAGATCGCAAATACCGACAAATTCGGTCCCTTCAAAAGCGGAGAGCTGGGAGTAATGCGTGCGGCCACGAGCACCACAGCCGATGATGGCGACCTTGACCGTTTTTAATTTCGGAGCGACAAATCCTCCCATATACTGAGCGCCTTCCAAGCGGGTCGGGCTGCCGGTTTCCTGTGGACCTGCAAAGGTGCGGGCAGCGGTGAGGCCGGCTCCGACACCTCCCAGAGTCTTGAGAAATTTTCTGCGTGAGTTACTATTGTCTTTCATAGTGATGTCCTAGAATGCGCGCAGAACTGGCGGTGGACAATCGCTTAACACTCAATCAGGAAATATGACGCTGAGCTGATAAACATGACCCGTGCGGCGGGGGATCCCGACCTGTCACCGGACTGGGCTGTGAAAAAAAATGACCTGTGTGTTTGACATGAGCCCTTGGCAAAGGCTTTATTGCTAAAAATAAAACCACATTTTTGTCGCCGTGTCTGAGCACTTGGTTTCCTCTAACGATTCTATCTCAGCAGCACCAAATCAATCGACGATGCAGCGACGCCGTCAACAACACACCACACCTACCTATACAACCAACTAAGATCTTATGAGCGACGAACAAGACCAGAAGCCATCAAAGAAAACCTCAGCGGTCCCTCTTCGTAAGGAAACCGTGCGTGTTACCCTCAAGTCCACTCCAGGGGATAACAAAGCACCCGCTCCTCCAGCGCCTAGCGCGCCCAAGGCTCCTGCACCGAGCGCACCCAAGCCTCCTGCACCAGCTCCTACTATTCCTTTGAAAACACCTGGTGCTGGCGCACCCAAGCCACCGGCACCGGCTCCTACCGTGCCTCTGAATACTCCAGGCGCAGCAGGAACCAAGCCTGCTGTCCCAGCACCGGCTCCTACTGTCAAACTTAACACTCCAGGTAGCGCCAGTGGCCCTGGCACCGTGCCTCTCGTGGGTGGTGCAGCAGCAGGCCAGAGCCAGCCTCTGCCGAAAGCAACCGTTCAACTGCAGCAGACCCAGCCTATGGGGACGCCAGCAACTCCATCACAAGCCGCAACCATCCGCACCGCAGATGACGACGACTCAGATGAAACAAGTGGCGAAGGCGCAGCAGCCGGACTTTCTGTCGTGGCTCTCGTCGCAGCCCTGATCGTGCTCGGTGTCCAGCTTGCTACCGCCAGCGTTTGGGTGAACGGAGAATGGGGTAAACTCTTTGAGTAATCGGCCGCAATTCCCGATCCTTCCCATCACCTAAAAAACAAACTCACAATTTACGACAATGGTATTACAAATCATCCTGCTCATCATCGGAGGTCTCGTGGCTTGGTTGGCATTTTCAACCGGCACCATGTCCTAGTTTCCCAATTGGAAAACTGACCGACTGATGCGTGGCTGACTGAGGAGCTGAGTTCCCGTTCGCCACCTGCCATCAAATTAACGAGCCGTCCATGGATTTTTTACCATGGGCGGCTCTTGACGTACTCGATAGCGCGTACATAGTCCGCCCATGGCAAATGCATATAATGAAGCTAACTTTGAAGCCGAGGTTCTGAAATCAGACAAACCTGTGCTTGTGGACTTTTGGGCAGAATGGTGTGGTCCTTGTAAAATGATCTCTCCGCTCATCGATCAACTGGCTGAGGCTGTCGAAGGCACCGCCAACGTCGGTAAAGTGGAAGTTGACACCAATCAAGCGCTGGCCGCCAAGTATGGTGTGCGTTCCATCCCTTGCCTCCTGTTCTTCAAGGATGGTGAAGTGAAGGAAACCATCACAGGTGCCAATGTCACTCTGGATCAGTTGAAATCCACCCTCGAAGGTCTCGCCTAATCCGCGAACCCTCATCGAACATTCACAAGATCACCGATGCGAAATCCATTTTCCATGGTGATCGACTTTTCAGCCGCGTGGCTTCCTCGGAAGTCCGCGGCTTATTTGTGCCTGTATGTCGCCTGGCTGGTGACGCTGTGGTTCCTCTCGGCAGGAAACCCGGGACCGAAAGAGGGGCCGGAAATTCCCCATTTGGATAAGATTGCCCACTTCGGCTATTTCTTCGGCGGCGGTGGACTGCTCACGGGGTATTTGGCCTTGCGCCGACCGTGGACATCACGCTTTCCTTGGCGAGTATTCCTCTGCGTTGTGCTCGTTGGCACCGTGGTTGGTCGCTTGGACGAGTATCATCAGACATTTACTCCCGGCCGAACCGGCAATGACAATTACGACTGGCTGGCTGATATTTTAGGCACGCTGGTCGGCTTCTGGGTGATGATTCGCTGGGTGCTTCCCAGGCTGATGGCGCGGAAAAAGCGGTCGTCTGAGGCTTTAGAAGCAGAAATTGTCGCGAATACCCTTGACTGATAGTCGCTGGAGTGTATTTCTCCCCGCCCACAAGCAGCGCATTACTGTGTTGCCGCGATGTATCAGCAATTAATTTTCAGACTTAACTTTTTAGAACAATGGCCAGAGTATGCAGTATCAGAGGTTCCCGTGTCCGTGTCGGTGGTAGAATTCACCGTTCCGGTCTCGCGAAGAAGAAGGGTGGTATCGGACGTCACGTCACCAAGGTCGTGAAACGCACCGTTTCTCCCAACCTGCACACCAAGCGCATCTACGTTCCAGAACTGGGTCGCACTGTGAAAGTCAAATTGAGCGCCAAGGCGATCAAGACCATCAACAAAAACGGCGCATTCGCCACGCTGAAGAAGGCCGGGTTGATCTAACTCGACGACTTCATCGTTATTGATTTTTGAAAACGACGGCATTCGTGCCGTCGTTTTTGCGTCCCGATGGGGAGGACATAGCTTGTGTGTTCTCGTTATCTCGGGTAAAGATTCTGACGCCAGAGCGACTTGGGCTGCCACCGCAGTGATTCCTTGTAGTTTCGGCACTTTCCAGAAAATCTATGAAGCGCTTTTTGCCCTACTACAAATACCTCCTGCGCGTCAGGTGGCATTTCATCGCCGCCTTGATCGCCGGCGCCATCTTCGGAGCGGCCTCAGGGGCCGGTCTGCCGTGGATGATGAAAAAGGTGCTTCCCGAAGTCTTCGGACGCGGTGACGAGGTGCCTCTGATGGAGCTGCTCATGGTGGCGCTGATCATGCCGGCGGTATTTTTCGTCCGCGGCCTCAGCCAGTTTATCAACAACTACCTGATCCAATACTGTGGCCTGCGAGTGCTGGAGTTCATTCAGGTGGATGTCTTTTCCCGCTTGCAAAAGCTGCCGCTGAAGTTTTTCCAAAAACATAAAAGTGGCGACCTGCTAAGCCGCCTGATGGGGGACACCCAGATGATGCGGATGGCCTTGGTGGAGATTTCCAACGATATCATCATTCAGCCGATGCAGATGCTGGGAGCGCTTGGCTTCCTGATCTACATGTCGTCCCAGAAGAGCGAGTTCTTCTTCCTCTACATCTGTCTGGCAACCATTCCGCTCTGCGTCATGCCGATCCAGTTGATCGGAAAGAAGCTGTTCAAGAAGGCGAAGTCCGTGCAGGAGCAAACTGGTGATCTTACGGCCTCGGTGACCGATGGCTTGCAGGCGCCGATGGAAATCCGTTCGTACAACATGCAGGGCGGTATTGTGAGCACCTTCCAAAACCAAGTGATCCGCCTGTTCAAGGCGCGGATGAAGGTGGTGAAGTATGACAAAATGTTAGGGCCGACCATTGAGTTCGTTTCCGCCTGTGGCGTCGCCGTGGCCATCGTCTACGCCGGTCGCGCCGGCTTGGATTTTGAATCCGACATGATGCCGCTGCTGATGGCACTCTACATGTGTTACGATCCGATCAAGCGACTGGGTAAAATCCACACCAAGATTCAGCGGGGGAACGCATCGCTGGACAGGATCGAATACCTGCTGCACTACGAAGACGAACTGCCCGAGGCTGAGAAGCCTGTGCCCTTCGAGAACGTCAGCGGACGCATCCGCTTCGAGAACATTCAATTCGCCTACGAGGACCAACTCGCGCTGGACGG carries:
- the trxA gene encoding thioredoxin, producing the protein MANAYNEANFEAEVLKSDKPVLVDFWAEWCGPCKMISPLIDQLAEAVEGTANVGKVEVDTNQALAAKYGVRSIPCLLFFKDGEVKETITGANVTLDQLKSTLEGLA
- a CDS encoding VanZ family protein, producing MRNPFSMVIDFSAAWLPRKSAAYLCLYVAWLVTLWFLSAGNPGPKEGPEIPHLDKIAHFGYFFGGGGLLTGYLALRRPWTSRFPWRVFLCVVLVGTVVGRLDEYHQTFTPGRTGNDNYDWLADILGTLVGFWVMIRWVLPRLMARKKRSSEALEAEIVANTLD
- the rpmB gene encoding 50S ribosomal protein L28; this translates as MARVCSIRGSRVRVGGRIHRSGLAKKKGGIGRHVTKVVKRTVSPNLHTKRIYVPELGRTVKVKLSAKAIKTINKNGAFATLKKAGLI
- a CDS encoding ABC transporter ATP-binding protein — its product is MKRFLPYYKYLLRVRWHFIAALIAGAIFGAASGAGLPWMMKKVLPEVFGRGDEVPLMELLMVALIMPAVFFVRGLSQFINNYLIQYCGLRVLEFIQVDVFSRLQKLPLKFFQKHKSGDLLSRLMGDTQMMRMALVEISNDIIIQPMQMLGALGFLIYMSSQKSEFFFLYICLATIPLCVMPIQLIGKKLFKKAKSVQEQTGDLTASVTDGLQAPMEIRSYNMQGGIVSTFQNQVIRLFKARMKVVKYDKMLGPTIEFVSACGVAVAIVYAGRAGLDFESDMMPLLMALYMCYDPIKRLGKIHTKIQRGNASLDRIEYLLHYEDELPEAEKPVPFENVSGRIRFENIQFAYEDQLALDGVDLEIPSGQVVALVGPSGAGKSTFASLIPRFYDVNEGCVYVDGHDVRAVRKSDLRSAIAVVSQQPVLFNATVLENIRIGNPEASDLEVIEAAKKAHAHDFIEKTLDDSYQTMVGEKGTRLSGGQRQRIAIARAFLKNAPILILDEATSALDSESEAKIQQALEELVKGRTTFIIAHRFSTIKIADRILVFDQGKIVADGAHAEIYDSSGLYRDLYDRQSG